The Erigeron canadensis isolate Cc75 chromosome 1, C_canadensis_v1, whole genome shotgun sequence genome segment TTAGAATACAAACTTTAAATCCTAAATGGGCTAGGAAACGTCCCCAAATTCCCTCAAAACGTCCCCAGCACCCTTCCCGCGCCGTCCCCCAAATCCGAAACGTTCCCAGGGCGAATCCTAGCCGTCCCCGTCCCCCAAACGTCCCCGGGACGGGTACCCCAACCAAACAGGCGTCCCCGTGCATCCTAGTTGTTCATCCATATTAACAACTTATAACTTGTGCTGGGCAAGGTGTATAATTAGCCAATACATACTTATGCTGGGCAAGGTGTATAATTAGCCAATACATTGAAATAAGCCTATTGCTGTGAGCTTAAACATAGGCTATCGAAACATGGGATTTGTCGGATCCTACCTCAACTGGATggaaaagatataaataataaaatttcgAGAATGTTATTAGCAGgtcttttttttgtgtgtgtgtgtgaggtATCCAATTTGAAAAAATCATAAGTTCAGTTGTcactttatctattttaccCCCTTGGGAAGAGCAAACCAGAGGGGCTTTTTTGAACCAATATCATTTTTAGGTATATCTTGTAATTATTACTAAAGACCAAAAAGCGAACTTTGATTGCATTTTTACCCAAAAAGGACATTTGGTATTCTTGGGAGAACTTGTAAGAAAAAATTTCTGCAATTACTTTTGTTTCCGTATTTCTACCTTCTGATGAATCAAACTGACATCATCTTGGTTATTGATATCATCTGTTGAACAGATAAATCGTCTTCCTCCTGAGGTAGTTAAGTATTTTACAGATCCAAATGCCATTGAACCGCCAGATATGCAACTGCTTTATCCATTTGTAGACGCAGCTTTGCCACTGGCATATGGAGTTTTGGGTGTTCAGTTGTTTCATGTAAGGcacttcaaaattcaaatgtcTGGATACTCACTTTATCTCAATGTTGTATGCTAGATAGTCCAAAGCTCAAATTTcatacaaaaatgaaaaaaaaaaaaatattatgacaATTCGCGAACATGTATATTCAGACATTTTGTTTGGTACTTTTTGTCCAAAGTTACTAATTCTTtggtttatatttattacttccGTATCTGATTACTAGTTCATTTCCTGCAGGAAGTTGGGCATTTTCTTGttgcatttcccaagaaagtGAAGTTGAGCATTCCTTTCTTCATTCCCAATATCACTCTGGGAAGCTTTGGAGCAATTACTCAGGTGCATACATGTTTCAGTACTAGAAAGTAAATATGACATATTTGTATTTCATTACTGCGAAGCTAAGTTGACAGTATCTTTCTTGAATCATTCAGTTTAAATCGATTCTTCCTGATAGAAAGACCAAAGTCGACATTTCTCTAGCGGGCCCCTTTGCGGGAGCTGCACTATCACTTTCGATGTTTGCTGTAGGCCTGCTGCTTTCTTCAAAACCAGATGCTGCCGCCGATATGGTGCAGGTTCCTAGTACGCTATTCCAGGGCTCTTTACTTCTCGGGCTCATTAGCCGAGCCACACTTGGCTATGCGTAAGTTTTCCTATGTCACcatgttgatttttttataagttctaaATTCTTCTATTTATTTCATCTTATATATTATACGTTCATAGTGTTAATCTACTTGTTATTTAACCTTTATTGTTGTCTATGCAGTGCAATGCATGGAGCCACAGTGTCGATCCATCCTCTTGTAATTGCTGGCTGGTGATGTACTGTTCTTGGATGTTGTTACTTTTCAATATAGCATTTAATTTTTGGCAGAGGTGGCAGTTTTCCATCTACATACAAATTGGTCGATTCGTGTTATGTTATCACTGGTGGCTAAACCAAAATAAGTAGCTTAAAAGGAAACGGGTCAAAAGTTGTTTCTAGTGTATTTTTATAGCATAAGACCTCCAAAAAAGTTGTGTTTTGAAATCGGATATTTATTGGAAATACTATCATTCTTATAATCATAATTTAAACATTGTATATTAAAATTGTAATAACTTTGGATAAAAAGTGTTTCGATTCAGCCACCTGATGTATACATACGCTGACCTAATATCTAGCTTGCCCCGAATAGCTCAATTTGCTAACTCTAGTTTTCGGTAATGTCTATTTATAAACTTCCCGATACATTGCCAATCGGTAAGAAATATTGATGATATTAGTGTTGGTCCAAACTTGCTTGGCATTCTTGAGGTCTATTTTAGAATTTAGATTCGCGACTAATTGTCACATACTGAGTAAACTGTAAAAGAATGCTCATATATTAGGATTTAGGGCAGGGTATTTAAAATCAGTTTTTCTTCttgttataataaaaaattaaaaattgtctTTGCAGGTGTGGGTTGACTACGTCGGCTTTCAATATGCTTCCAGTTGGATGCCTTGATGGTGGAAGAGTGGTTCAGGTTTGTATTTAAAAGCTCGATTCCGTTGATGACTGCACTATTCTTATATGGCTTCTCTGTATGTTTGTAACCTTaatagaataatactattatacATTCAACAGGGAGCGTTTGGGAAGGATGCACTTGTTGGATTTGGTTTGACTACTTACTCTCTACTTGGGTTTGGAGTGGTATGCTCTGTACCTTCAAACGCTGCCCCCTTTTAATTAAAATGCCGTAATTTGGAGCCATTAATTATGTATGGGTTGATTGAGGTTATAGTATACTTATAACTTTGTAAGGGGTCAAATGGATCATTTGTTTAGAAGGAAATGATTTGAATTGGTTAAAAGTTGGCTtaagtgtatttttaatgcatttttattcaaaaaatttagTCAGTATTGAAATGATATTGTTTTTGTAATCGTGTTTGCCACTCTTAATTATTTTCATTACaaagttttagttttttggATCAAAAGTATGTCGGTCAACCCGAGAAGTACCATAGTGACCCATATTTGACCCGTTACACAACCCACCGATTTTGCTGTATGTATTTCTAACTTCTTTAAAGGCGGGCCTTTTGATGATTCATATATGTAgccaaaaaaaatgaaatattgaCGACACTGcaagtattaatattgtttgGTATCTTCTCGTAAATGTAGCTTGGTGGACCCTTATCGCTTCCGTGGGGATTGTACGTTTTGATATGCCAGGTAAGATTTTATATGTTCTTTAGATGCAAAACTTTTTCCATGAACTATTCATTCTGTGGGTTGGGGTAATTTCTACAACTATCCTTCTCTGTAGCATCAATATGAGCTAATTATTATATCTGTTGTTATGTTTTGCAGAGGACACCAGAAAAACCTTGCCTGAATGATGTAACAGAGGTTGGAACATGGAGGAGAACAGCGGTGACGGTGGCAATATTCTTAGTTGTTTTGATACTTCTACCAGTATGGGATGAGTTGGCAGAAGAGTTGGGTATTGGTCTTGTGACCACATTTTAAACGATAAGAATAGGATCAGTCACATAAATGTAAgttaaaatttaattgaaagGCAGTTAAGTTTCTCAATTTTTTCTGTTAAGCATGAGACCTTAGTAGAGATCAAACTGCGTTAGGTATAGAATTATATGCCACAATGGGGAGAAAAAAACAGATATATGTGATCAAAGAAGCAAATACATGTCAACTATAATGTATTTTCGCAAGAGTTCTTGCTTGCACTTATTAGTAGGAGATTTGCCATATTGTTGGCATGGCAAAAGAACACCTTGTACATGCTGAAAACATTGCATCTTTAATTATTAGAACTATGGACGTCATATAGCTTGAAGCATCTGATCCACAAATGCTAAAGGGTCCTCGTTTTCTTCCTGGTCTCTCTGACAAAATTGAGAAAGTTGAAGAGGATCAATGCTCGGCTGTGAATGAACCAAACACTGGTGGTCACTTGCAAAATTTTGCAGACTAGAATCATAGGAGTCCATTTTAATTATGTTGTTATTTGAAGCAGATGAGTCATTCAAATACATTGGCTGTATTTCAAGGTGGCTCACTGTCTCTGGTTGCTGTGATGTACTCTGGAATGTGTTTGCCACTGTAAGTCTCTTGTTTATCAGCTGGTTCTGCACCATTGCTAGCTCCATCTGTAAAGCTAATACCTACAAATTTGTAATATCATGTTTAGTAAATCTATATGATTCATTATTAATTGCACAGAAAAGGGGTTATATCGTGAGTGATTCGTATAGGCAAAGTGTATTTTAGAAAACAGCCATTTTAGGCTACAATTTTGTACCTGTTGTTGCAAAGCAATGATAGTCGACACACAACCGTAAACAGGGTCAGACAACCTAGCCTGAGCTTCATATGATATGGTCTCAACGGCATGGTGTCGGTGCTGCAATGGAAGGTGCATCAAGAGTTTTGACACATTGCTGGCTCCAAATACCTTATGCACTGCAGCAAACAGCGCGGCACCTTGTTCTGTGGTAAAGTGGGGGGTGAAAATGCACCCGTTGACACACTTCCTCCTCAAGAACTTGCAGGCCCCGCAAGGAATGCCGCTAGTTGTGCCTGATTCTGCAGGTGCCCCTTCAGGAGATCTACTTGCCCGCTTTCTTTTGACCCTTTGCCGACTGTCAGATGATATGTTGCCATCATTCGGCTCTGCCATGATGCAAAGGTGATTCTAAAGAACAGCTGTTAGTAAATGTGGTTATATATGGATGCCAAAAGAGAAGGGGGCACCAAAGTTACGTGAGATAGGAGAGAAGGGTAACGTTTTGATATGGACAAGCAGTTCaacaaatgtgtttttaatcaTTAGTGTAAGTGTCTGAAAATACTCTCTATCAATACCTTTGGCTCTTTGTGACATCACaaaatttaaatgatgacaATTTTCATCTAAAGTAAGGAATTCTAGAACATGCCTCATGGTTTTTTCACATGAGAGAGCACAAGATTAATGATATCTTAGGTGTGCAAAATGTTATAACAAAGTACCAATTTCCAACAAATTAATCTGAAAAATAACTCATGAAAAATGTGACCAGATTAAACCAAGACACCAAGTAACAGAGGGAGCCAAATCATGTACTCAAGTGTAATTTGTCACCCAATAATAAAGTTAACGAAATAACACCCAACGCGACTTAAAAACAAGATGAAAGTTAATAATAACTCACTTAACAGCTAACATACTTTACAAGCAGATACAACGAATATCAATATCTAACAACTTAATATGACTCTAAGAGGATACCGCTATGGTATTCAACTTCCTGCACCTTGAATTCTGTAAACAATACTACCTCAATGGCCCAATGCCATAATACCCTCTATAACACCCCAATGACCCAAGAGCCTGCTAATCAACTTATAATGGTACTTTGTAGAGTTATCCTCAATTCATAACTTCTCAAGCTTATACGGAACGCAAATGATCTCTGATCTAAACACAACTTAGGGTGTGTTTGGATTGCGCTTAGGTTTTACTATGGGGATGAGCTGTAGTGGGAATGGGAATGTGCTTTCAAACCCACCATCCCACTTGGTTTTAAGATATGCCCAAATCATGGGTTTTCAAAACCAAACACCTTTTATCATACATTTTTCATACCCATTGCCATACTCTTTATTCCACAATCCAAATACGCCCTTAGAATTCCATGTCACAGTTCTTATTCCTGGACATTTTATTGAGAATTTTTAGAGTTTTGTAATGAAAAACTCACACATGGACTAGTGCATAACTGTATATGCACTGAAATACTGACAACTAGAGTTTTTATCACTAGAATTTATTATTACACATTCTTGTTGCATCTGAAAGTTGCAAAAAATAACATGACCAGTAAGCTATTTACTCTCCGGATAATAATCTACTCATTAGCTAGAACCCAACCCTAATGTTCTTTacaatcaaatttcattttgatATGTACCGAAAATAATGCTAATGCTGAATGATTGTAGGTTGTGAAGATAAAACCGGAGATCCTTCACTACTATTCCAGGCATCCTGAACTTGTGCAGCAAATTGCAGATTCCACAACATATCCTCCACAGATGGTCTCTCTGCTGGATCGTTGACCAAACAGCTACTGCAGATTTCCGCcattgtttttaaagattgaCAGGCACATGTGTTGCGAATTTCTGGATCAACAATGTACTTTATAGCTCCATCATCGGCTGCCATTCTGGTTTGAAATTGTTCTTTTACAGACTCTATTTCTTTTGGTGTGCATAGCGGTCTCCCAATAATCAGTTCTAGTAGTATAACCCCAAAATCGTACACATCAGCTTTCTCTGGTTTGCTAACTCTACAAAGTTGGgaaaaacataaatcataagcAGTGTGTGTTCAATAGCTTCATCCTGAACTATAAGTTAGGAATTTTGTGTTATTCATGACTCACCTTGCACGATTAGGCTCTTTGGATCTGTTGAAATAACTTTGAACGCCATCCTGTTGAGTCCAGAATGAGCTGACATTATGATCATGCTACTGCCTGATGTGTGATAAATTGTTTGATCTTAAAAATGTCATACCTCTTTGATGTTTTGATCCAACAATGGCTGATCATAGCAGCTAAGCTTGGCAACACAATTTTGATCCAACAAAATGTCTGTTATCTTCAGGTTGCTTGAGATGAAACGGGGTATTATACCTGTATGAAGGAACTGGATGCCCTTCACTATGCCAATTGCAGTGGCTATTCTTT includes the following:
- the LOC122585321 gene encoding LOB domain-containing protein 20-like, which produces MAEPNDGNISSDSRQRVKRKRASRSPEGAPAESGTTSGIPCGACKFLRRKCVNGCIFTPHFTTEQGAALFAAVHKVFGASNVSKLLMHLPLQHRHHAVETISYEAQARLSDPVYGCVSTIIALQQQVLALQMELAMVQNQLINKRLTVANTFQSTSQQPETVSHLEIQPMYLNDSSASNNNIIKMDSYDSSLQNFASDHQCLVHSQPSIDPLQLSQFCQRDQEENEDPLAFVDQMLQAI